In Oryza sativa Japonica Group chromosome 2, ASM3414082v1, the following are encoded in one genomic region:
- the LOC4331085 gene encoding cinnamoyl-CoA reductase 1 — MSSNFEANNNNNGEKQLVCVTGAGGFIGSWVVKELLIRGYHVRGTARDPADSKNAHLLELEGADERLSLCRADVLDAASLRAAFSGCHGVFHVASPVSNDPDLVPVAVEGTRNVINAAADMGVRRVVFTSSYGAVHMNPNRSPDAVLDETCWSDYEFCKQTDNLYCCAKMMAEMTATEEAAKRGLELAVVVPSMTMGPMLQQTLNFSTNHVARYLMGTKKSYPNAVAAYVDVRDVARAHVLVYERPEARGRYLCIGTVLHRAELLRMLRELFPRYPATAKCEDDGKPMAKPYKFSNQRLKDLGLEFTPLRKSLNEAVLCMQQKGHLPLIYPVPKRAYL, encoded by the exons ATGTCGTCCAATTTTGAggccaacaacaacaacaatggcgAGAAGCAGCTGGTCTGTGTGACCGGAGCAGGTGGCTTCATTGGGTCGTGGGTGGTGAAGGAGCTCCTCATCCGTGGCTACCACGTCAGGGGAACAGCCAGGGATCCTG CTGACAGCAAGAATGCTCACCTGCTTGAGCTGGAGGGAGCCGACGAGAGGctctccctctgccgcgccgaCGTCCTCGACGCCGCCAGCCTCCGCGCCGCCTTCAGCGGGTGCCACGGCGTCTTCCATGTCGCCTCCCCGGTGTCTAACGACCCT GACCTTGTTCCGGTTGCAGTGGAGGGGACGAGGAACGTGATCAACGCAGCGGCGGACATGGGCGTGCGCCGCGTGGTGTTCACGTCGTCGTACGGCGCCGTGCACATGAACCCCAACCGGAGccccgacgccgtcctcgacgagACCTGCTGGAGCGACTACGAATTCTGCAAGCAAACAGAC AACCTGTACTGCTGCGCCAAGATGATGGCGGAGAtgacggcgacggaggaggcggcgaagaGGGGGCTGGagctggcggtggtggtgccgtCGATGACGATGGGTCCCATGCTTCAGCAGACGCTCAACTTCAGCACCAACCACGTCGCCCGCTACCTCATGGGCACCAAGAAGTCCTACCCCAACGCCGTCGCGGCCTACGTCGACGTCCGCGACGTCGCCCGCGCACACGTCCTCGTCTACGAGCGCCCCGAGGCACGCGGCCGCTACCTCTGCATCGGCACCGTGCTCCACCGCGCCGAGCTCCTCCGGATGCTCAGGGAGCTCTTCCCACGGTACCCTGCCACTGCAAA gtgtGAGGATGATGGGAAGCCGATGGCGAAGCCGTATAAGTTCTCGAACCAGAGGCTCAAGGATTTGGGTTTGGAGTTCACTCCACTGAGGAAGAGTTTGAATGAGGCGGTCCTATGCATGCAGCAGAAGGGTCACCTGCCTCTGATTTATCCCGTTCCAAAACGTGCTTACCTATAA
- the LOC4331086 gene encoding leucine-rich repeat extensin-like protein 1 codes for MADSGDSSPHSAAATDDAHHEGSEAAAAQAAPPPPAPPAKVRLMVSYGGRIQPRPHDHQLSYVNGETKILSLERPLRFADFAARLAGLAGSPGDFCVKYQLPGEDLDALVSVTNDEDLEHLVLEYDRLHLLRPAPGSGGGSSRGGSTPRLRVFLFPVQSPTPPPPPQPSGLLEPKQEQRQWFVDALNSVHQPPPPSPPQPKQESVSVQSPPPAVVPMPQPPPVLPAPTGPDYLFGLDNGFVPPPAVKVKDPAGDPPTVKDNVPVEIPAKNDDRHTTNPVSDHVVVSPVVSPGEFQRQIQGLEKLQFADTAAQQPPPPPAPATAAPPPAALPRNGSDDSLTRAYPPATVTPTPPTATPEYYLPKYQEKPAAPPPSSAPPPTAFLPVPGRYTSVAPGSGADHAPVFFIPAPPHGYFTTAAGPGATSFPAVYAVAQHNGNANASGNGPSPAAASNAQAYAPQVAYDSNGHAIYYTSVLPQYASAVSGVPAAATVLGTDPAKPVAVKPTVS; via the coding sequence atggccgactCCGGCGACTCGTCCCCGCactccgccgcggccaccgaCGACGCGCACCACgagggctcggaggcggcggcggcgcaggcggcgcccccgccaccggcgccgccggcgaaggtGCGGTTGATGGTGAGCTACGGGGGGCGCATCCAGCCGCGGCCGCACGACCACCAGCTCTCGTACGTCAACGGCGAGACGAAGATCCTGTCGCTCGAGAGGCCCCTCCGCTTCGCCGACTTCGCCGCGCGGTTGGCCGGCCTCGCGGGTTCTCCGGGGGACTTCTGCGTCAAGTACCAGCTCCCCGGCGAGGACCTCGACGCGCTCGTCTCCGTCACCAACGACGAGGATCTGGAGCACCTCGTCCTCGAGTACGACCGCCTCCACCTGCTCCGCCCCGCGCCGGGATCTGGCGGCGGCTCGTCCCGCGGCGGTTCCACGCCCAGGCTCAGGGTTTTCCTCTTCCCCGTCCAGTCGCCCAcgccaccgcccccgccgcAGCCGTCCGGCCTCCTCGAGCCCAAGCAGGAGCAACGCCAGTGGTTCGTCGACGCGCTCAACTCCGTCcatcagccgccgccaccgtcgccaccgcagCCGAAGCAGGAGTCGGTCTCCGTGCAGTCGCCACCACCAGCGGTTGTGCCgatgccgcagccgccgccggtgttgCCAGCGCCGACGGGCCCCGACTACCTGTTCGGCCTCGACAACGGCTTCGTCCCGCCGCCCGCGGTGAAGGTGAAGGACCCCGCCGGTGACCCGCCGACGGTGAAGGACAACGTCCCCGTCGAGATCCCCGCCAAGAACGACGACCGCCACACCACCAACCCCGTAAGCGACCACGTCGTTGTCTCCCCGGTCGTCTCTCCCGGCGAGTTCCAGCGCCAGATCCAGGGGCTCGAGAAGCTACAGTTCGCCGACACCGCCGCgcagcaaccaccaccaccacctgctcccgctaccgccgcgccgccgccggcggccctACCGAGAAATGGCAGCGACGACTCCCTCACCCGCGCCTACCCTCCCGCCACCGTCACCCCAACGCCGCCAACGGCCACGCCGGAGTACTACTTGCCCAAGTACCAGGAGAAGCCCGCTGCTCCGCCTCCATCATCCGCTCCACCGCCGACGGCCTTCCTACCGGTGCCGGGAAGGTATACATCTGTTGCCCCTGGCTCTGGCGCTGACCATGCCCCCGTCTTCTtcatccccgcgccgccgcatgGCTACTTCACCACCGCCGCTGGCCCCGGCGCCACCTCCTTCCCCGCCGTCTACGCCGTCGCGCAGCACAATGGCAATGCCAATGCGAGCGGCAATGGcccttcccccgccgccgcgtcgaatGCTCAGGCCTACGCGCCGCAGGTGGCGTATGACAGCAATGGCCACGCCATCTACTACACCAGCGTCCTCCCCCAGTATGCTTCGGCTGTCagcggcgtgccggcggcggccaccgtgcTCGGCACTGACCCAGCCAAGCCGGTGGCGGTGAAACCAACAGTTTCCTGA